The nucleotide sequence tcttctatctgtatcttttatttttaaaagacaaatatttatatcatatatacatattcacaaatatacaaaataaatagacataaaaaTCTGCTTATGTATTTAcgaaaaaacatatatatatatttgcatatgtatttacagaaatacatatctgactcacatgtatatataaacatataggacacaaaatctctataacaaaaatgacaattatatccatatacatataggtaataaaaaaatacatatacatatcttaaaatagtaaaagaaaacaaataagtataTATATTACCCTCTAAAATGGCATAATACGTGtagttcaaagacaaattcaaaccgtataaaatatatatacctCTGCATaagtatttacagaatacatacctgatccatatgtatattcttattttatatgagtcacctttgtatttctcaaatacattcatatatactatagttatgtttgttactgtttaatatcaATATACTATGTAtgtcgtaaatacatatgtatattttgtactgtaaatacatatccagatctgtatgactatgtattttgtatgttttttggacatgtgtatgtgatatacatatttctcttttcaaaaacaaaagttagagatagaaaaatgaaaaaaggaaaaaaaacaaaaagaaaaaaagaaaaaaacgaaaaaagagaagtgaaaaagaaagagaaatagaagtgtaaaaataaaagaaaaaaaagaaacaaaataaaatagaaaaaataagaagaaaacgaaaatagaaaaagaaaaaaaagatatgagaaagaaaaaaaagaaaacgaaaaagaaaaaaaataaaagaaagaaaataaagtggaaagaaaaaaataaaaataaaaaagaaatcaaaataaaaagataaaaaataagaagaaaacaaaaatagaaaaaaaaaatatgagaaaggaaaaaagaaaacggaaaagtaaaaaaaaaatagaagagagaaaataaagtggaagaaaaaattaaaaagaaaaagaaatcaaaataaaatgataaaaaataaggtaaaaaaaaactaacaaaaaaaaaggtggagatataagagagtgaaagatatgttttattttgaaatcttgaagatcatggagataattatcttcaagtatgaaaaagaaatagaagaaagaaaataaagtgaaataaaaaatgaaaataaaaaataaaaataataaaaaaaatatggctatatttggggaaggtgaaatagtggagtgaaaataagaaaatgtaaagtagtgagaaTAAAACATGCACTTGGCCCACCCCCTACCCTTacctccccccctccccctcccctccaaaaaaagaatttaaatcttcaaaatttattttataagaaatatttttttcttttttcacccTCTTATCCTATTTGTTATCATTGTTTTGTATtacatacatatacaaatattttattatattttttttagttttcatattttatttttacttgaaaacaataataataacaatataatataaatataaaaaaaaaacaccattCCAATCTAAGTTTctactaaaatgataaattattcaaTGATGAGTTAAGTTGAATGGATTGAGTTATAACTCATTGTTTAGCTCATCTAAACCTAGTCCATCTTAGTCTATCTATATTTTGAACGGATTgaacaataatttatttattgttttagtCCATTTTAACTAGTCTAAATTTGATCCAAACTGTCCATTGTCATCCCTAGCTGGTGGTATTAATGGAGGAACCTAGAGATAATGCTTAACTGTCTTTGCACATATATTTGGATAATGGAACCACCACATTCTCTTTTGttttgataattgatatttttcaaaaataaaaaaatgcaataTTAAAAGGAAAacgaaaaaattaatgaaaaacaaacagaaaataaaaagaaagaagaagcaaGCAGCAAGGAAGAGCGAAATGGCTATTATATGAAACATATGAATTGAAagagtattttaatgaaaatagtttGATCCGGCTGCCCATATATGTCCATTTTCCAGTAAGTAATGGAGCATGCCACTTAAGTAATGCGCAAGTATTTTACATAATAGTACAGATTATTTTTCTGACAAGAGTAACTCTTGATTGgacttaaaaatgattaaaatgctttttttttatgtaattaaaaaaaaaaattttacttagaTGAGGAATCACGAAATTTTCTCGATATTTTCCTTTACCAGATATAAGTAATTAATATTTGATCCAGATATGTGATACCTACCCAGTACCACTCCACGCCCGGTCTTCTAGGCACCCCAAAGTTTTCAGCTCCCATTTTGCTCCTCTCTACGCTCCTATAAAATCTCTCTTAACTAAAGCTCTTTCTCTCTCCCATCCCCCTCTTTGTGCACACTGTTCTAGAACACGAAGCTCAACTCAACCAGCGATGGCTTCCTCTACCATCAAAAAAGTCCACATTATTACCCAAATCGTCCGCCTCAAGCAAGTTGTCAAGCGATGGAAAGACAACTCCCTTCGTTCCCGCTCCGTGCTCTCTTACTCTTCTTCTGATTCCGACGAACCCGGTTCTGCCCTACCCAACCGGCGTTGTACACCTTCCGGTTCTTTGGCGGTCTATGTAGGCAATGAGCGCCGCCGGTTCGTGATACCGACCCGGTTTTTGAATCTACCAATATTCATTTCGCTACTTGATAAGGCGGAGGAGGAGTTCGGCTTTCAGCCCACCGGCGGGTTGGTTTTGCCTTGTGAAGTTGAGTTCTTTTCGGAAATCTTGAGGTtgcttgaaattgatgaagaGAGATTCGGTGTTTTAAGGTTGGATGAGATTGATTTAGATCAGTCTTGTAAAGAAGCTGAAGCTGTTTCACATGGATTTGTTCCACTGCTTCAGAATGCTAGGGCTTAGAACGGACCGGTTTTGTAGCCCGGCCCAATTTGGTTCGATTTTCGAGGAGGAAGATTTaggttttagggtttttttttttggggggggtgGACGGGGAGTGGGAGCCGGTGGGTTATTTTTCAACCCTTTGTGAACCCAGAAATTTGGTTTTATGAAGGTTTGCTGGATTCCCAAAGAGACGTTGGtgagatttttcctttttaacccctaaactatgattattattatggtgGGGTGACAAGCtgatgattattattgttattattattactatgatGATGAAATTAGCTTGAATTAATGAAATATTCTGGTCATTTGACTTTGGAAATTTGAAAACATATTAATGCTAGTCAGTTTTTTTGCTTAGTCTAATTGTTGataatttttagttgattatGAGAATCACATATTGCTGAGCTGTTTTAATCAAATGAAATGATGCTCAAATTAGTTTATTAATCATACTGTTTCAGTGAATGGTTAAAAATCAGTCAATGAAATTTTCCCAAGCGTAAAAGAATTacttttatgaattatttatttgtcTGCTAGAAAGAAAAAAGGATGAGTTTGATTGTGTACTGGAGTTTGATTGATAGagaataaaagattaaaaaagggTATACGATCAAAAATACCGCTATATTATTGTTTATTGAATATATTTActtgtaaacaacataaatctcctgaacaataaaaataattacacaaaattccttcttattttctttttttttttttttttttacaaacatactcatacattcggtCATGTATTATACATTGATCGAATGTATGATGTAACAgttaatcctatatttaaggtaagaaaatctttaatttttttacagtTAGCCAACATTAAGTCGTTTATTGATAGAacattaactgatatttgaattttaaaaactttgttatacataattttttttttcctgtgATTCAAGATTTggaaagtcaaaaaataaccatTTTCTTCTATACCCGTTCTTCAAAACTACTAAAATCTTCTTCTACATACGTTCTTTAATATTAggaaaatcaatatgaatatccccaTATTGTTGCGACATTCTGAAATTTGGGAGTCAAAAATTAGTTATACgtcatacaaaagtgacgcaataaTAATTTCGGCAAATGTGGACGAGTCGATCACAACCGCGGGATGCAATTTCTTTCCAAAGGAATCATGAAGAATATAATATGGTTTTCTATGTGTGGatgttttgaatggttttggttgtataaacatttttattattttattttttttaatgctggagcaaataatatatatttctttttattgattatagatgttaatttctttaatcaatgatttatattagtataaaaattttaAGCTTTTTCCCTATATCATAGTTCGTAACCATATAACTTGAAGTTAGAACATGATTATAAATGCACATTAACTATGTAACTTACCCTCTATAAGAGTAAATAATTGTTGAAATGCACGGTGTATTAAACTGTTATATATTAATAGTTAATGTGTAATAAATGTATGATATAGCATTATAAGTTTATAACATGTATGAGGTTAGAAATATAATAACGAAATTTAActgaattcaattaaaaaaaaattatatacagtatcattccagtaaatttacgaatgtataatatgtttttatacaGTTAAATCAATGTATAATAAATGTCCGCCTTTCCAGTAAACTTTTGAATGTATAATaagttgttatacattcaaagcaATGTATAGTGAAATTGTGTCATTCCAGTAGACTTACGAATGTGTAATATTTAATTATACATTCGTATCAATGTATGATATAGCATCATACATTATAAATGTGCATGGTATTAacaatttctgtaatttttttacaagtaatAAACGTTTTACAACATGTATGCTGTTATGTAATACATACCTTTAAAACGTATTAATCTTTAGTTCAATGTAAGATTCACTTATAAGCAAAGGTACATAACAAGAAACATACTATGTGTTCAAAATACAATGTTAGActaattagtaatatgttgtttTAATCATTAACAAAATAAGTGAAAGGGAAATTCAATAAGTACCATGAATCAGTTCGTAACATTGCAGTAGTGTCTCGGTGACTAGAAAGCATATTCTCATAAGATGAAGACATCCATAAATGTAAATTAACATCTAGAAAGTAATCTTTGAATTCGTTTAACATCAACTACAAAACTAAGATTTAGTTGATTCAATTTCGACTGTTATTAAACaatgctactctaaagtaacaattgcGCTTTTATCAATTTCTTGAAGTACACTATTCCTTGGCTGAGGAGGATCGCCATTATCACTCGTGTACGTTGAATGCACTTGCTAcccttcacttaatatttctgcataAGCAGCCACAAAGACGCCACAATCccagatttaaaataaaaataaaaatgaagtaacAGTAAGTACATTAATTTAAACATAGTtatacattataaaaaaattgtaatttacttacaaactttCAAATGCTTGTTGGGGTATGTTTTGAACATATTCAACATCACATGCGTTTTGATTGACATGTATGATGGTagcttatacatttaaaaaatgtaatatcGGATATACTTATACATCTCAGATGTAATATCGGATATACTTAACTACAGATAGACATGTATGATGGTAGcttatacatttttttaaaaaaatttttaatgTATAACGTCAACTTATACAATAATAAAACTTCATAACTGTTTTGATTTTTATAACTGGAAATGTATAACCTATATAAATACAATTTTGAAAACACACATTATATATTAATTAGACAAAaaactaatgtataatgtattATTATACATTGATAATTGAAGGTACAAACATAATCAGTACCTTAGAAAGACGTGGTCGACCGAAATCATCAAACTTCTTTTTAATTGCCGCTTTTGAACCAACCTTCTTCGTTCTAGAAGCGGCAACTTCTTTTAACTTCTTCATTGTAATGGGATCGTTTCGGTGCATCGACCGATTCTCTGTGAAATTCGGATCCTTATACTCAAATTTATCAGGAACAAATCCGAcagaaatatctttttttttgaatcaaaCTGAGAAATTCCTAAACTAAAATTTGAAGGATAATCCATTAGCAATTGACATTATATTGACTTAACAGTATTGTTAAATCaaactacaaaataataaaatcaatcaaAGATCCAACTTATACTATATGAAAAAGAACGAAAAAATTAAAACGAACTTGAATATGATTGAACAATACGGAAATTTCACATGCAACAAAACAAGAAACAGAAACCCCCTgaatttggtaaagttgaaaaaaaattaaaaatttaatgaaataaattaaaataatcaattaaaagcTTGTACAGTTAGAAAACTATTAACATCTAAGTGGATGTTACTTGTATAATGCCGTGATTTGTGGATTTCAAAAATGGAGCAAATAACGGGAGGGTAATGGATGCACTATGGAGCAAAAGTCGGAAGATGTAAGCGTGTTTTGTGATGTATAAtatttaagagagagaaaaaataaaaaagaagaatttgtGTAATTATTTTGGGGTTTGTGTAAATACTTTGTCAAATTGGTATTTAGTGTAATATGGTAACTTTAagttgtgtatatatgtaaattttagtatatttatttctAGTTATATCATGGGGTCAAATGCCCCACATTAGcaaagtatataaaaatatttggggatctttcaaaaatagctacATTTTTCTGGAAAACTCACCTTTCATAGCTATATTTTACATAATCAACATTTATAGCCGCTATATTCAATTTACGCCCGCTGTATTCGATTTTATTAATAgtttgtattcatataaaatataaatacagtaccaTTTAGTTGTTGTATTCGATTAACAgccgttgtattcacttttacttaatggtctgtattcataaaaacataaatacactacatatttagtcttaccaaaaacactatcatttttttttctttttctttttttttatatttcttctttttcgtattttccttgttttttctttttcttttttctttttttttctttttttcttttttttttctttttttatatattttctctcttctatctctttttttaattttttttttgtacttattttctttatcatttttttgttctattttatattgtttgtatttttaaaaaatataactactcgagcacaagtcattgataataacgtaaataccataattatttatctatttgtagtcacaccgtcatttatatttttgtattcattgatacaactatatttgtatttgtattttaaagttcgcgtttgtatttgtattttatagttcgcacttgtatttttattttttagttcgcaccatcatttatattttatataatttgcacttgtattttaaagaactgttttgtatttgtattttatgattgattgtatattatattggattatatttgtattatgattttattgttttgtatattaaaattatatttatattagtattctatttttgtcgatgtctttttatttttaaagaattattttgtatttgtatttgtaagttgattgcatattatatttagCCGTAATTATGTAcagtttatcatttgtatttgtatagaaacaagtaaatgcattaattgtattttcttgattctaaaatatataaatatgcaatgtatcatttgatacaaatgtaccattttatatttgtatgtcaaaattattattcgtatatgtaaataaataaatatcacttgatacaaatacaattacaaacaaatgaaatcaacgattttaaaaatacaaatacatattgtatttttataaaaaattaaattatatttatttgtatcaataaatataactcgtataaataaatacaaacaaatattcgtaaaaagaaaatcaatcgttccttttcaataattaaaaaatacaaatgatagttcacacttgtatctatatgttataattcacatttgtatttttattttatagtttccacttatatttgtatgttataattcgcctctatatttatattttatagtccACACTTGTATTTATGTTTACTAGTTcgcacaaaataaaaaaaaaaaagagagaaaaaatgtgagaaaaatataaaaaaaagaaagagagtaatagaaaatagagaaaaaaaggagaaaaataaaaagaaaaagaagaaaaggaaaaaaaaacaaaatgaaaaaaagacaacgaaaacaaaaaatttgaaaaaagaaagaagaaataaaaaataaaaaagaaaaagaaaaaatgaagaaaaaaactgaaaaaaaaaaaagaaaaagaaaaaaaaaaaaaaaaaaaaaaaaagaaaaacaaaatgaaaaaaaggacaacgaaaaaagaaaaaattgataaaagaaagaagaaatagaaaacaaaaaaatgaagaaaaaactagaaaaagaaaaaaattgtaatagaaaatagagaaaaaaacagaaaaaggagaaaaaaaacacgaaaaattgaaaaaaaaaaagaaaaagaaaacgaaaaaaaaggaaaaaaaaagtgaaaaagtaaaaaaaaaaaagtaatagaaagTAGAGAAAAAAACACATGAGAGAGATTATaaattgtaattatgaaaaattaatagacAAGAGGAGGTTgtaaattgtaattaattgaaattagaCTAAATAAGATAATTAGTAGTCAATATTAGCTAAGTATGTAATTATCccaaaatatttctcattttttaataaaaatttacaaaattcacATGACCTAATATTTGGGTAAGGTGGACACATGCCACTCACTATTagactctattttttcttttattttttttcccttgcttttcttcttcatttgCATAAATTAATTGCTTCCCAAATGATTTACTAGTACATTCCGTCATTTTCTTTTCTAATTGTCAATTATGTTGCTCTAAACCTTTCTTCCGTTATGATTTAGTTGATTTGATTGCTACTTTTAATCTGTGCCatgttctaattttattttatatgaatttaatcTATGTTTTTCAGtagtttttcttgattttgctGTCAACCCAATTTTTCTACTTTTAAAGCTTAATAAAGATTTGCTCTAAATTCCTAGTGATATTCTGTGTTTAACAGATTCACATTGTTTCTTTTGAATTCTCATTTGTTTTCTTAAGAATTGTGTCTTAATCACTGAATGAGATTTTTtaagttgaaagataaaattaaattgCTGTTTATGAAACCCATTCAAGATTAAGAAGCTTTTCTATTGCTAATTTCAGATAATGAAGTTCTGTGGTCAATTAAAATGAAATTGGGGAAGATGCTATGATTATGGAAAAGTGATTAAATATTActtactaaaaaagaaaaataaaataatttggtgATGAGGTGGCATGTCACGTCGAATTCATCTTAGTCAAATATATTAGTTCATGTGCATTTCCGTTAAAATGAggaatatttttgtatttcttgctATCAACAAAGGCATGTTTAACCTCGTGATATAACTAGGGATAAATATAGCCAATAAATAATAGTGGAGGAGTatttttttgacccttttcccgaTGATAAGATGTATCCACTTTTCTCTTTGACTCGCTATGTTTGCAAGTCCAAATTAAAATTTCCATCTTCATTttaaacagaaaataaaaaatccacaaactaaatttcttggatttcttattTTGCAATTTTCTCCTCCATTTTCCTTTCTCTTATCTcgaatcaattttaaaaaataagaaataattttttctttttacaaaaa is from Capsicum annuum cultivar UCD-10X-F1 chromosome 5, UCD10Xv1.1, whole genome shotgun sequence and encodes:
- the LOC107871774 gene encoding auxin-responsive protein SAUR19, whose protein sequence is MASSTIKKVHIITQIVRLKQVVKRWKDNSLRSRSVLSYSSSDSDEPGSALPNRRCTPSGSLAVYVGNERRRFVIPTRFLNLPIFISLLDKAEEEFGFQPTGGLVLPCEVEFFSEILRLLEIDEERFGVLRLDEIDLDQSCKEAEAVSHGFVPLLQNARA